A genomic stretch from Pomacea canaliculata isolate SZHN2017 linkage group LG2, ASM307304v1, whole genome shotgun sequence includes:
- the LOC112557576 gene encoding PTB domain-containing engulfment adapter protein 1-like isoform X2 codes for MKSGSKPWLHPPDSLLKGHILYHVKFLGECLVDQPKGTEVVKDAIRKMKFNKHIKRAEGQKPPKVDLTISADGVTILDPKTKTILHQYPLHRISYCADDKSDKKLFTFIAKAPTSNEHFCYVLASDKCAEEITLTVGQAFDLAYKRFLESGSPAGSDTDYKKQCLLLQRTVQRLQFENDALRKRIEELEKMKDRSDLEEYIKNNQLSSLSSVTLTLTDASFDEDESTDDVDVEPQRQQSVVGRRLENLIFDNNTTQTNGSSSSPNSPTPILSPPPPSARSHRSQVIIGGTTAAGAANQPVRQQSVETQAQANPFASPVSSPFSSGDDPFGMGAFNPGKKTANSFLALLHRRN; via the exons ATGAAGTCAG gctCAAAACCTTGGCTGCATCCTCCTGACTCTCTTCTCAAGGGACATATCCTTTACCATGTGAAG TTTTTAGGTGAGTGTTTGGTTGATCAGCCAAAGGGGACTGAAGTGGTGAAAGATGCTATTCGAAAAATGAAG TTTAACAAGCACATCAAGCGAGCAGAGGGGCAGAAGCCTCCTAAGGTGGATCTGACCATATCTGCAGATGGTGTAACTATTCTAGATCCTAAAACAAAG ACGATTCTACACCAGTATCCACTGCACAGAATCTCGTATTGTGCAGATGACAAATCAGACAAAAAACTGTTCACATTCATTGCTAAGGCACCAACCAGCAATGAACACTTTTGCTACGTCTTGGCAAGTGACAAATGT GCAGAGGAGATTACTCTGACAGTGGGGCAGGCATTTGACTTGGCATATAAACGTTTCCTAGAATCAGGGTCTCCCGCTGGCAGTGACACAGACTACAAGAAACAGTGCCTTCTATTGCAGCGTACA GTGCAGAGACTGCAGTTTGAAAATGACGCTTTGAGAAAACGCATTGAAGAActtgagaaaatgaaagatcGGTCTGATTTGGAAGAGTACATAAAAAATAACCAG TTGTCCAGCCTGTCTTCTGTTACTCTCACCCTTACTGATGCCTCATTTGATGAGGATGAATCTAcagatgatgttgatgtggag CCACAAAGGCAGCAGTCTGTTGTTGGGCGTCGCCTTGAGAACCTGATCTTTGACAACAACACAACTCAGACTAACGGCAGCAGCAGTTCCCCTAATTCTCCAACTCCTATTT TAAGCCCACCTCCACCATCAGCACGCAGTCACCGCAGCCAGGTCATCATTGGAGGAACTacagcagcaggagcagcaAATCAACCAGTTCGACAGCAGTCGG TAGAAACACAAGCTCAAGCAAATCCCTTTGCAAGTCCTGTCAGCAGTCCTTTCTCTTCTGGAGATGATCCTTTTGGTATGGGTGCATTTAATCCTGGGAAAAAAACAGCCAACTCCTTCTTGGCTCTCCTCCACAGGAGGAACTGA
- the LOC112557576 gene encoding PTB domain-containing engulfment adapter protein 1-like isoform X1 — translation MASFLKVFQSQPKNGSKPWLHPPDSLLKGHILYHVKFLGECLVDQPKGTEVVKDAIRKMKFNKHIKRAEGQKPPKVDLTISADGVTILDPKTKTILHQYPLHRISYCADDKSDKKLFTFIAKAPTSNEHFCYVLASDKCAEEITLTVGQAFDLAYKRFLESGSPAGSDTDYKKQCLLLQRTVQRLQFENDALRKRIEELEKMKDRSDLEEYIKNNQLSSLSSVTLTLTDASFDEDESTDDVDVEPQRQQSVVGRRLENLIFDNNTTQTNGSSSSPNSPTPILSPPPPSARSHRSQVIIGGTTAAGAANQPVRQQSVETQAQANPFASPVSSPFSSGDDPFGMGAFNPGKKTANSFLALLHRRN, via the exons ATGGCATCTTTTCTGAAGGTTTTTCAGAGTCAACCAAAAAATG gctCAAAACCTTGGCTGCATCCTCCTGACTCTCTTCTCAAGGGACATATCCTTTACCATGTGAAG TTTTTAGGTGAGTGTTTGGTTGATCAGCCAAAGGGGACTGAAGTGGTGAAAGATGCTATTCGAAAAATGAAG TTTAACAAGCACATCAAGCGAGCAGAGGGGCAGAAGCCTCCTAAGGTGGATCTGACCATATCTGCAGATGGTGTAACTATTCTAGATCCTAAAACAAAG ACGATTCTACACCAGTATCCACTGCACAGAATCTCGTATTGTGCAGATGACAAATCAGACAAAAAACTGTTCACATTCATTGCTAAGGCACCAACCAGCAATGAACACTTTTGCTACGTCTTGGCAAGTGACAAATGT GCAGAGGAGATTACTCTGACAGTGGGGCAGGCATTTGACTTGGCATATAAACGTTTCCTAGAATCAGGGTCTCCCGCTGGCAGTGACACAGACTACAAGAAACAGTGCCTTCTATTGCAGCGTACA GTGCAGAGACTGCAGTTTGAAAATGACGCTTTGAGAAAACGCATTGAAGAActtgagaaaatgaaagatcGGTCTGATTTGGAAGAGTACATAAAAAATAACCAG TTGTCCAGCCTGTCTTCTGTTACTCTCACCCTTACTGATGCCTCATTTGATGAGGATGAATCTAcagatgatgttgatgtggag CCACAAAGGCAGCAGTCTGTTGTTGGGCGTCGCCTTGAGAACCTGATCTTTGACAACAACACAACTCAGACTAACGGCAGCAGCAGTTCCCCTAATTCTCCAACTCCTATTT TAAGCCCACCTCCACCATCAGCACGCAGTCACCGCAGCCAGGTCATCATTGGAGGAACTacagcagcaggagcagcaAATCAACCAGTTCGACAGCAGTCGG TAGAAACACAAGCTCAAGCAAATCCCTTTGCAAGTCCTGTCAGCAGTCCTTTCTCTTCTGGAGATGATCCTTTTGGTATGGGTGCATTTAATCCTGGGAAAAAAACAGCCAACTCCTTCTTGGCTCTCCTCCACAGGAGGAACTGA
- the LOC112557576 gene encoding PTB domain-containing engulfment adapter protein 1-like isoform X3 gives MASFLKVFQSQPKNGSKPWLHPPDSLLKGHILYHVKFLGECLVDQPKGTEVVKDAIRKMKFNKHIKRAEGQKPPKVDLTISADGVTILDPKTKTILHQYPLHRISYCADDKSDKKLFTFIAKAPTSNEHFCYVLASDKCAEEITLTVGQAFDLAYKRFLESGSPAGSDTDYKKQCLLLQRTVQRLQFENDALRKRIEELEKMKDRSDLEEYIKNNQPQRQQSVVGRRLENLIFDNNTTQTNGSSSSPNSPTPILSPPPPSARSHRSQVIIGGTTAAGAANQPVRQQSVETQAQANPFASPVSSPFSSGDDPFGMGAFNPGKKTANSFLALLHRRN, from the exons ATGGCATCTTTTCTGAAGGTTTTTCAGAGTCAACCAAAAAATG gctCAAAACCTTGGCTGCATCCTCCTGACTCTCTTCTCAAGGGACATATCCTTTACCATGTGAAG TTTTTAGGTGAGTGTTTGGTTGATCAGCCAAAGGGGACTGAAGTGGTGAAAGATGCTATTCGAAAAATGAAG TTTAACAAGCACATCAAGCGAGCAGAGGGGCAGAAGCCTCCTAAGGTGGATCTGACCATATCTGCAGATGGTGTAACTATTCTAGATCCTAAAACAAAG ACGATTCTACACCAGTATCCACTGCACAGAATCTCGTATTGTGCAGATGACAAATCAGACAAAAAACTGTTCACATTCATTGCTAAGGCACCAACCAGCAATGAACACTTTTGCTACGTCTTGGCAAGTGACAAATGT GCAGAGGAGATTACTCTGACAGTGGGGCAGGCATTTGACTTGGCATATAAACGTTTCCTAGAATCAGGGTCTCCCGCTGGCAGTGACACAGACTACAAGAAACAGTGCCTTCTATTGCAGCGTACA GTGCAGAGACTGCAGTTTGAAAATGACGCTTTGAGAAAACGCATTGAAGAActtgagaaaatgaaagatcGGTCTGATTTGGAAGAGTACATAAAAAATAACCAG CCACAAAGGCAGCAGTCTGTTGTTGGGCGTCGCCTTGAGAACCTGATCTTTGACAACAACACAACTCAGACTAACGGCAGCAGCAGTTCCCCTAATTCTCCAACTCCTATTT TAAGCCCACCTCCACCATCAGCACGCAGTCACCGCAGCCAGGTCATCATTGGAGGAACTacagcagcaggagcagcaAATCAACCAGTTCGACAGCAGTCGG TAGAAACACAAGCTCAAGCAAATCCCTTTGCAAGTCCTGTCAGCAGTCCTTTCTCTTCTGGAGATGATCCTTTTGGTATGGGTGCATTTAATCCTGGGAAAAAAACAGCCAACTCCTTCTTGGCTCTCCTCCACAGGAGGAACTGA